The Elaeis guineensis isolate ETL-2024a chromosome 13, EG11, whole genome shotgun sequence genome includes a region encoding these proteins:
- the LOC105060873 gene encoding LOW QUALITY PROTEIN: probable protein phosphatase 2C 12 (The sequence of the model RefSeq protein was modified relative to this genomic sequence to represent the inferred CDS: inserted 1 base in 1 codon) produces MAEKAEGNQMVPLAVLLKRELTSEKNEKPEILHGQXSQSKKGEDFTLLKSDCQRIPGDGVTTFSVFALFDGHNGSAAAIYAKENLLNNILCAIPSDLSRDEWLAALPRALVAGFVKTDKDFQTKAHTSGTTVTFVIIDGWVVTVASVGDSRCILESAEGLIYSLSADHRLEVNEEEVERITASGGEVGRLNVVGGAEIGPLRCWPGGLCLSRSIGDMDVGEFIVPVPHVKQVKLSNAGGRLIISSDGVWDALTFEMAFNCSRGLPADVAASQIVKEAVRVKGLRDDTTCIVVDMLPLEKITPSVPLPKRQGIGVFKHMFRKKSCESTSHSDRDYSDPDLVEEIYEEGSAMLAKRLEAEYPIRNLFKLFICAVCQVEMKPGEGVSVHVDSSQPGKQRPWDGPFLCQGCQEKKEAMEGKRPSRDSSSRRSTGSE; encoded by the exons ATGGCGGAGAAGGCAGAGGGGAATCAGATGGTGCCGCTGGCAGTGCTTCTGAAGAGGGAATTAACGAGCGAGAAGAACGAGAAACCAGAAATCCTGCATGGGC GCAGCcagagcaagaagggagaggaCTTCACCCTGCTCAAGTCCGATTGCCAGCGCATTCCCGGCGACGGCGTCACCACCTTCTCGGTCTTCGCT CTATTTGATGGGCACAATGGGTCTGCAGCTGCTATATATGCTAAGGAAAATctcttaaataatattttatgtgcCATTCCATCAGATCTTAGCAGGGACGAGTGGCTGGCAGCTCTACCAAGAGCTTTGGTTGCAGGGTTTGTTAAAACAGATAAAGATTTTCAAACTAAAG CACATACCTCAGGTACAACTGTGACTTTTGTGATAATAGATGGGTGGGTTGTAACTGTAGCATCAGTTGGTGATTCACGTTGCATACTAGAATCTGCTGAAGGTTTGATTTATTCTCTATCTGCAGATCATAGGCTAGAAGTGAATGAAGAGGA GGTGGAACGTATAACAGCAAGTGGAGGTGAGGTTGGGAGACTGAATGTAGTTGGTGGTGCAGAG ATTGGCCCCCTCAGGTGTTGGCCAGGTGGCTTGTGTTTATCAAGATCAATTGGAGATATGGATGTGGGTGAATTTATTGTTCCTGTTCCTCATGTGAAGCAAGTAAAG CTATCAAATGCTGGCGGTCGACTTATCATCTCAAGTGATGGCGTTTGGGATGCTTTGACTTTTGAAATGGCTTTTAATTGCTCACGTGGCCTGCCAGCAGATGTTGCAGCGAGTCAGATTGTTAAG GAAGCTGTACGAGTCAAAGGACTCAGAGATGATACTACCTGCATTGTAGTTGATATGTTACCTCTAGAAAAGATAACTCCTTCTGTTCCACTACCAAAGAGGCAAGGGATAGGGGTATTCAAACATATGTTTCGCAAAAAGTCTTGTGAGTCAACATCTCATTCAGATAGAGACTATTCTGATCCAGATTTGGTCGAAGAGATATATGAAGAGGGATCAGCAATGCTTGCCAAAAG GTTAGAAGCAGAATATCCAATACGCAACTTGTTCAAGCTTTTCATATGTGCCGTTTGCCAGGTAGAGATGAAACCTGGTGAGGGTGTTTCTGTACATGTTGATTCATCACAACCTGGAAAACAGCGTCCTTGGGATGGTCCCTTCCTTTGCCAAGGTTGTCAAGAAAAAAAGGAAGCAATGGAAGGCAAAAGGCCTTCAAGAG ATTCCTCATCTCGAAGGAGTACTGGAAGTGAGTAG